One stretch of Paramormyrops kingsleyae isolate MSU_618 chromosome 4, PKINGS_0.4, whole genome shotgun sequence DNA includes these proteins:
- the LOC111845832 gene encoding 5'-AMP-activated protein kinase subunit gamma-1-like isoform X1 gives MGSTAMDTKRKDVMKKCSRKKKALHLSMPAEGSCHSGTPTKTGFLRGPLSPQLSSPLTAPAGCIGSPDSPRTLFPTSPPYQESPPKSPRRFSFSGIFRTASRDASSSSPSPSPSPVSIKLFSRAKKAASLTSPPTTPTQAIRQSTFPLETAKKEAEQPEMPQAPPPDTDQPPTPPITKRPPCTSAGRLVPDSAEGMLEKLELDEAVEEPESDIYMRFMKSHKCYDIVPTSSKLVVFDTTLQVKKAFFALVANGVRAAPLWETRKQSFVGMLTITDFIIILQRYYKSPMVQIYELEEHKIETWRELYLQETFKPLVNISPDASLFDAVQSLIKNKIHRLPVIDPVTGNALYILTHKRILKFLQLFVCEMPTPAFMKCTLGELGIGTYKDIAFIHPDTPIIKALNVFVERRVSALPVVNDSGKVVDIYSKFDVINLATEKTYNNLELSVTQALQHRSQYFEGVVKCHLLETLETIVDRIVRAEVHRLVVVDEGASIVGIVSLSDILQALVLTPQGTSRKEGGAE, from the exons ATGGGAAGTACGGCGATGGACACCAAAAGGAAAGATGTCATGAAAAAGTGTTCAAGGAAAAAGAAAGCGCTTCATCTGAGCATGCCG GCGGAGGGGAGCTGTCATTCGGGCACTCCTACCAAAACCGGGTTCCTAAGAGGGCCCCTGAGCCCCCAGCTCTCCAGCCCATTGACTGCTCCAGCTGGGTGTATTGGCAGCCCGGACTCCCCCAGGACACTGTTCCCGACCTCACCCCCGTACCAGGAGTCACCGCCCAAGTCCCCCCGCCGTTTCAGCTTCAGTGGAATCTTCCGAACTGCCTCCAGGGAtgcctccagctcctccccctccccttccccctcACCCGTCAGCATCAAGCTCTTCTCCCGAGCCAAGAAAG CTGCAAGCCTCACCTCTCCCCCCACAACCCCGACCCAAGCCATCAGACAGTCCACCTTCCCCCTGGAAACTGCGAAGAAGGAGGCAGAGCAACCTGAGATGCCGCAAGCTCCGCCCCCCGACACTgaccaaccccccaccccccctatCACCAAGCGGCCCCCCTGTACCTCTGCCGGCCGGCTG GTTCCCGATTCGGCTGAAGGCATGCTGGAAAAACTTGAACTAGATGAAG CTGTTGAAGAGCCAGAGAGTGATATTTACATGCGGTTTATGAAATCCCACAAATGCTATGATATCGTTCCGACCAGCTCGAAGCTGGTCGTTTTTGACACTACATTGCAG GTTAAGAAGGCCTTCTTTGCACTGGTGGCCAACGGGGTCCGAGCTGCGCCGCTGTGGGAGACGAGGAAGCAGAGTTTTGTGG GAATGTTGACAATCACCGACTTCATCATCATCCTGCAGAGATACTACAAGTCTCCTATG GTACAAATATATGAGCTGGAGGAGCATAAGATTGAGACTTGGAGAG AGCTTTATCTTCAAGAAACCTTTAAGCCATTAGTCAACATCTCACCTGATGCCAG CCTGTTTGACGCAGTGCAGTCTTTGATCAAGAACAAAATCCACCGGCTGCCCGTCATAGACCCCGTCACCGGCAACGCACTTTACATCCTCACCCACAAGAGGATCCTCAAGTTCCTTCAGCTTTTC GTGTGCGAGATGCCCACGCCTGCCTTTATGAAGTGTACCTTGGGGGAGCTGGGCATCGGCACCTACAAGGACATTGCCTTCATCCACCCCGACACGCCCATCATCAAAGCGCTCAACGTGTTTGTAGAGCGGAGGGTGTCGGCCCTTCCTGTCGTCAATGACTCAG GGAAAGTTGTTGATATTTATTCCAAATTTGATGTCATA AACCTGGCCACTGAGAAGACGTACAACAACCTGGAGCTGAGCGTGACGCAGGCGCTGCAGCACCGCTCCCAGTACTTCGAGGGCGTGGTCAagtgccacctgctggagaCTCTGGAGACCATCGTGGACCGCATCGTCAGGGCCGAG GTTCACCGGCTGGTCGTGGTGGACGAAGGTGCCAGCATCGTGGGCATCGTCTCGCTGTCGGACATCCTACAGGCCCTGGTGCTGACGCCGCAGG GCACCAGCCGGAAGGAGGGAGGAGCCGAATGA
- the LOC111845832 gene encoding 5'-AMP-activated protein kinase subunit gamma-2-like isoform X4 — MPQAPPPDTDQPPTPPITKRPPCTSAGRLVPDSAEGMLEKLELDEAVEEPESDIYMRFMKSHKCYDIVPTSSKLVVFDTTLQVKKAFFALVANGVRAAPLWETRKQSFVGMLTITDFIIILQRYYKSPMVQIYELEEHKIETWRELYLQETFKPLVNISPDASLFDAVQSLIKNKIHRLPVIDPVTGNALYILTHKRILKFLQLFVCEMPTPAFMKCTLGELGIGTYKDIAFIHPDTPIIKALNVFVERRVSALPVVNDSGKVVDIYSKFDVINLATEKTYNNLELSVTQALQHRSQYFEGVVKCHLLETLETIVDRIVRAEVHRLVVVDEGASIVGIVSLSDILQALVLTPQGTSRKEGGAE; from the exons ATGCCGCAAGCTCCGCCCCCCGACACTgaccaaccccccaccccccctatCACCAAGCGGCCCCCCTGTACCTCTGCCGGCCGGCTG GTTCCCGATTCGGCTGAAGGCATGCTGGAAAAACTTGAACTAGATGAAG CTGTTGAAGAGCCAGAGAGTGATATTTACATGCGGTTTATGAAATCCCACAAATGCTATGATATCGTTCCGACCAGCTCGAAGCTGGTCGTTTTTGACACTACATTGCAG GTTAAGAAGGCCTTCTTTGCACTGGTGGCCAACGGGGTCCGAGCTGCGCCGCTGTGGGAGACGAGGAAGCAGAGTTTTGTGG GAATGTTGACAATCACCGACTTCATCATCATCCTGCAGAGATACTACAAGTCTCCTATG GTACAAATATATGAGCTGGAGGAGCATAAGATTGAGACTTGGAGAG AGCTTTATCTTCAAGAAACCTTTAAGCCATTAGTCAACATCTCACCTGATGCCAG CCTGTTTGACGCAGTGCAGTCTTTGATCAAGAACAAAATCCACCGGCTGCCCGTCATAGACCCCGTCACCGGCAACGCACTTTACATCCTCACCCACAAGAGGATCCTCAAGTTCCTTCAGCTTTTC GTGTGCGAGATGCCCACGCCTGCCTTTATGAAGTGTACCTTGGGGGAGCTGGGCATCGGCACCTACAAGGACATTGCCTTCATCCACCCCGACACGCCCATCATCAAAGCGCTCAACGTGTTTGTAGAGCGGAGGGTGTCGGCCCTTCCTGTCGTCAATGACTCAG GGAAAGTTGTTGATATTTATTCCAAATTTGATGTCATA AACCTGGCCACTGAGAAGACGTACAACAACCTGGAGCTGAGCGTGACGCAGGCGCTGCAGCACCGCTCCCAGTACTTCGAGGGCGTGGTCAagtgccacctgctggagaCTCTGGAGACCATCGTGGACCGCATCGTCAGGGCCGAG GTTCACCGGCTGGTCGTGGTGGACGAAGGTGCCAGCATCGTGGGCATCGTCTCGCTGTCGGACATCCTACAGGCCCTGGTGCTGACGCCGCAGG GCACCAGCCGGAAGGAGGGAGGAGCCGAATGA
- the LOC111845832 gene encoding 5'-AMP-activated protein kinase subunit gamma-1-like isoform X2: MLASPLQFEEIGKQKGPGDRIPRDRKQKPSTASLTSPPTTPTQAIRQSTFPLETAKKEAEQPEMPQAPPPDTDQPPTPPITKRPPCTSAGRLVPDSAEGMLEKLELDEAVEEPESDIYMRFMKSHKCYDIVPTSSKLVVFDTTLQVKKAFFALVANGVRAAPLWETRKQSFVGMLTITDFIIILQRYYKSPMVQIYELEEHKIETWRELYLQETFKPLVNISPDASLFDAVQSLIKNKIHRLPVIDPVTGNALYILTHKRILKFLQLFVCEMPTPAFMKCTLGELGIGTYKDIAFIHPDTPIIKALNVFVERRVSALPVVNDSGKVVDIYSKFDVINLATEKTYNNLELSVTQALQHRSQYFEGVVKCHLLETLETIVDRIVRAEVHRLVVVDEGASIVGIVSLSDILQALVLTPQGTSRKEGGAE, encoded by the exons ATGCTCGCCTCTCCACTGCAGTTTGAAGAAATCGGAAAACAAAAAGGGCCAGGCGATCGAATCCCTCGAGATCGAAAACAGAAGCCGTCAA CTGCAAGCCTCACCTCTCCCCCCACAACCCCGACCCAAGCCATCAGACAGTCCACCTTCCCCCTGGAAACTGCGAAGAAGGAGGCAGAGCAACCTGAGATGCCGCAAGCTCCGCCCCCCGACACTgaccaaccccccaccccccctatCACCAAGCGGCCCCCCTGTACCTCTGCCGGCCGGCTG GTTCCCGATTCGGCTGAAGGCATGCTGGAAAAACTTGAACTAGATGAAG CTGTTGAAGAGCCAGAGAGTGATATTTACATGCGGTTTATGAAATCCCACAAATGCTATGATATCGTTCCGACCAGCTCGAAGCTGGTCGTTTTTGACACTACATTGCAG GTTAAGAAGGCCTTCTTTGCACTGGTGGCCAACGGGGTCCGAGCTGCGCCGCTGTGGGAGACGAGGAAGCAGAGTTTTGTGG GAATGTTGACAATCACCGACTTCATCATCATCCTGCAGAGATACTACAAGTCTCCTATG GTACAAATATATGAGCTGGAGGAGCATAAGATTGAGACTTGGAGAG AGCTTTATCTTCAAGAAACCTTTAAGCCATTAGTCAACATCTCACCTGATGCCAG CCTGTTTGACGCAGTGCAGTCTTTGATCAAGAACAAAATCCACCGGCTGCCCGTCATAGACCCCGTCACCGGCAACGCACTTTACATCCTCACCCACAAGAGGATCCTCAAGTTCCTTCAGCTTTTC GTGTGCGAGATGCCCACGCCTGCCTTTATGAAGTGTACCTTGGGGGAGCTGGGCATCGGCACCTACAAGGACATTGCCTTCATCCACCCCGACACGCCCATCATCAAAGCGCTCAACGTGTTTGTAGAGCGGAGGGTGTCGGCCCTTCCTGTCGTCAATGACTCAG GGAAAGTTGTTGATATTTATTCCAAATTTGATGTCATA AACCTGGCCACTGAGAAGACGTACAACAACCTGGAGCTGAGCGTGACGCAGGCGCTGCAGCACCGCTCCCAGTACTTCGAGGGCGTGGTCAagtgccacctgctggagaCTCTGGAGACCATCGTGGACCGCATCGTCAGGGCCGAG GTTCACCGGCTGGTCGTGGTGGACGAAGGTGCCAGCATCGTGGGCATCGTCTCGCTGTCGGACATCCTACAGGCCCTGGTGCTGACGCCGCAGG GCACCAGCCGGAAGGAGGGAGGAGCCGAATGA
- the LOC111845832 gene encoding 5'-AMP-activated protein kinase subunit gamma-2-like isoform X3, with amino-acid sequence MHNIQRENTGARHTASLTSPPTTPTQAIRQSTFPLETAKKEAEQPEMPQAPPPDTDQPPTPPITKRPPCTSAGRLVPDSAEGMLEKLELDEAVEEPESDIYMRFMKSHKCYDIVPTSSKLVVFDTTLQVKKAFFALVANGVRAAPLWETRKQSFVGMLTITDFIIILQRYYKSPMVQIYELEEHKIETWRELYLQETFKPLVNISPDASLFDAVQSLIKNKIHRLPVIDPVTGNALYILTHKRILKFLQLFVCEMPTPAFMKCTLGELGIGTYKDIAFIHPDTPIIKALNVFVERRVSALPVVNDSGKVVDIYSKFDVINLATEKTYNNLELSVTQALQHRSQYFEGVVKCHLLETLETIVDRIVRAEVHRLVVVDEGASIVGIVSLSDILQALVLTPQGTSRKEGGAE; translated from the exons ATGCATAACATCCAGAGGGAGAACACAGGGGCAAGGCACA CTGCAAGCCTCACCTCTCCCCCCACAACCCCGACCCAAGCCATCAGACAGTCCACCTTCCCCCTGGAAACTGCGAAGAAGGAGGCAGAGCAACCTGAGATGCCGCAAGCTCCGCCCCCCGACACTgaccaaccccccaccccccctatCACCAAGCGGCCCCCCTGTACCTCTGCCGGCCGGCTG GTTCCCGATTCGGCTGAAGGCATGCTGGAAAAACTTGAACTAGATGAAG CTGTTGAAGAGCCAGAGAGTGATATTTACATGCGGTTTATGAAATCCCACAAATGCTATGATATCGTTCCGACCAGCTCGAAGCTGGTCGTTTTTGACACTACATTGCAG GTTAAGAAGGCCTTCTTTGCACTGGTGGCCAACGGGGTCCGAGCTGCGCCGCTGTGGGAGACGAGGAAGCAGAGTTTTGTGG GAATGTTGACAATCACCGACTTCATCATCATCCTGCAGAGATACTACAAGTCTCCTATG GTACAAATATATGAGCTGGAGGAGCATAAGATTGAGACTTGGAGAG AGCTTTATCTTCAAGAAACCTTTAAGCCATTAGTCAACATCTCACCTGATGCCAG CCTGTTTGACGCAGTGCAGTCTTTGATCAAGAACAAAATCCACCGGCTGCCCGTCATAGACCCCGTCACCGGCAACGCACTTTACATCCTCACCCACAAGAGGATCCTCAAGTTCCTTCAGCTTTTC GTGTGCGAGATGCCCACGCCTGCCTTTATGAAGTGTACCTTGGGGGAGCTGGGCATCGGCACCTACAAGGACATTGCCTTCATCCACCCCGACACGCCCATCATCAAAGCGCTCAACGTGTTTGTAGAGCGGAGGGTGTCGGCCCTTCCTGTCGTCAATGACTCAG GGAAAGTTGTTGATATTTATTCCAAATTTGATGTCATA AACCTGGCCACTGAGAAGACGTACAACAACCTGGAGCTGAGCGTGACGCAGGCGCTGCAGCACCGCTCCCAGTACTTCGAGGGCGTGGTCAagtgccacctgctggagaCTCTGGAGACCATCGTGGACCGCATCGTCAGGGCCGAG GTTCACCGGCTGGTCGTGGTGGACGAAGGTGCCAGCATCGTGGGCATCGTCTCGCTGTCGGACATCCTACAGGCCCTGGTGCTGACGCCGCAGG GCACCAGCCGGAAGGAGGGAGGAGCCGAATGA
- the LOC111845832 gene encoding 5'-AMP-activated protein kinase subunit gamma-2-like isoform X5: MLEKLELDEAVEEPESDIYMRFMKSHKCYDIVPTSSKLVVFDTTLQVKKAFFALVANGVRAAPLWETRKQSFVGMLTITDFIIILQRYYKSPMVQIYELEEHKIETWRELYLQETFKPLVNISPDASLFDAVQSLIKNKIHRLPVIDPVTGNALYILTHKRILKFLQLFVCEMPTPAFMKCTLGELGIGTYKDIAFIHPDTPIIKALNVFVERRVSALPVVNDSGKVVDIYSKFDVINLATEKTYNNLELSVTQALQHRSQYFEGVVKCHLLETLETIVDRIVRAEVHRLVVVDEGASIVGIVSLSDILQALVLTPQGTSRKEGGAE; encoded by the exons ATGCTGGAAAAACTTGAACTAGATGAAG CTGTTGAAGAGCCAGAGAGTGATATTTACATGCGGTTTATGAAATCCCACAAATGCTATGATATCGTTCCGACCAGCTCGAAGCTGGTCGTTTTTGACACTACATTGCAG GTTAAGAAGGCCTTCTTTGCACTGGTGGCCAACGGGGTCCGAGCTGCGCCGCTGTGGGAGACGAGGAAGCAGAGTTTTGTGG GAATGTTGACAATCACCGACTTCATCATCATCCTGCAGAGATACTACAAGTCTCCTATG GTACAAATATATGAGCTGGAGGAGCATAAGATTGAGACTTGGAGAG AGCTTTATCTTCAAGAAACCTTTAAGCCATTAGTCAACATCTCACCTGATGCCAG CCTGTTTGACGCAGTGCAGTCTTTGATCAAGAACAAAATCCACCGGCTGCCCGTCATAGACCCCGTCACCGGCAACGCACTTTACATCCTCACCCACAAGAGGATCCTCAAGTTCCTTCAGCTTTTC GTGTGCGAGATGCCCACGCCTGCCTTTATGAAGTGTACCTTGGGGGAGCTGGGCATCGGCACCTACAAGGACATTGCCTTCATCCACCCCGACACGCCCATCATCAAAGCGCTCAACGTGTTTGTAGAGCGGAGGGTGTCGGCCCTTCCTGTCGTCAATGACTCAG GGAAAGTTGTTGATATTTATTCCAAATTTGATGTCATA AACCTGGCCACTGAGAAGACGTACAACAACCTGGAGCTGAGCGTGACGCAGGCGCTGCAGCACCGCTCCCAGTACTTCGAGGGCGTGGTCAagtgccacctgctggagaCTCTGGAGACCATCGTGGACCGCATCGTCAGGGCCGAG GTTCACCGGCTGGTCGTGGTGGACGAAGGTGCCAGCATCGTGGGCATCGTCTCGCTGTCGGACATCCTACAGGCCCTGGTGCTGACGCCGCAGG GCACCAGCCGGAAGGAGGGAGGAGCCGAATGA